A window of Apium graveolens cultivar Ventura chromosome 8, ASM990537v1, whole genome shotgun sequence contains these coding sequences:
- the LOC141679248 gene encoding uncharacterized protein LOC141679248 — MEELKSKNGSVTLSYPMLSKTNYTAWSLKIRVYMLAHGIWEAVEPTDEKTVIEDKTDKVALAAIYQAILEDILLSIAEKKMARGAWEAIRTMCLGADRVRKARVQTLKSEFENLCMKDTETIDEFCIRLNGLVTNIRTLGETVVESYVMKKILRAAPSKFLQITSAIEQFGNLDEMSIEETVGSLKAYEERLRGQSENSNGQLLLTEDEWTKRENNEGQLLLTREEWLKRRPQKPRGTSSYQGIRDKSKVKCFNCHNYGHFAAGCRQRTKFKELDEKITGKVRFGDGSTVEIKGKGTVTFKCKNGEEVTLDGVYYIPTLCNNIISLG, encoded by the exons ATGGAAGAGCTCAAGAGTAAAAATGGATCGGTAACGTTGAGTTATCCGATGCTGAGTAAGACCAATTACACGGCGTGGTCGCTCAAGATAAGAGTATATATGCTAGCACACGGAATCTGGGAAGCAGTTGAGCCCACTGATGAGAAGACTGTAATTGAAGATAAGACAGATAAAGTAGCTTTGGCTGCGATCTATCAAGCAATACTGGAGGACATTTTGCTATCCATAGCTGAAAAGAAAATGGCCAGAGGTGCATGGGAGGCCATCAGGACGATGTGCCTTGGAGCAGATCGAGTTAGAAAAGCTCGTGTTCAAAcattaaaatcagaatttgagaaTTTGTGTATGAAAGACACAGAGACTATTGATGAATTCTGTATAAGATTAAATGGATTAGTGACCAACATCCGTACTCTGGGAGAGACTGTTGTAGAGAGCTATGTTATGAAGAAAATTTTGAGAGCAGCTCCATCTAAATTCTTGCAGATCACATCCGCGATAGAACAGTTCGGAAATCTGGATGAAATGTCAATCGAAGAGACGGTTGGATCTCTTAAAGCATATGAGGAACGACTACGTGGACAATCAGAAAATAGCAATGGGCAATTGTTGTTGACTGAGGATGAGTGGACTAAGCGGGAAAATAATGAAGGACAGTTGCTGTTAACCAGAGAGGAGTGGCTAAAAAGAAGGCCTCAGAAGCCTCGTGGTACCAGCAGTTATCAAGGTATCCGTGATAAAAGTAAAGtaaagtgctttaattgtcaCAATTACGGGCATTTCGCTGCAGGATGCC GACAACGTACAAAGTTTAAGGAGCTAGATGAGAAGATAACAGGGAAGGTAAGATTCGGAGATGGTTCCACAGTCGAAATAAAGGGAAAAGGTACGGTGACATTTAAATGCAAAAACGGTGAGGAAGTGACACTTGATGGGGTATACTACATCCCCACTCTTTGCAACAACATCATAAGTCTTGGATAG